A window of the Oscillospiraceae bacterium NTUH-002-81 genome harbors these coding sequences:
- a CDS encoding MBL fold metallo-hydrolase gives MKEILPHIYMGTIPAEKSTQNDVNIYMIHQGEQTLFIDCGYDTTSSLAFFEHVFETFHLQPEKTALLLTHYHIDHVGMVWWFRQKGAAIYMSAPEYEDARTGLTRIRTDIGYTCGFHDAEISIIGQRVFDPRDYRPFFHDVKVLSPGDVLAIGPYRLQAMALPGHTPGQLGLYEAAHGILFCGDHIIRRLAPVILTETRDQHFLHIYEDALQQVADLHLHWLFPAHNDAICGEADIRKAIEDIRISYRHLCGTAQLVLKASRHPLTAYEITCKIYHRTRTELRPVLGLRQYLMAQKVLTCLEALYDEGKLHRDTDRHGALIYWQ, from the coding sequence ATGAAAGAAATTCTTCCCCATATCTATATGGGCACGATCCCGGCGGAGAAATCCACCCAGAATGACGTGAATATTTATATGATCCACCAGGGAGAACAGACGCTGTTCATCGACTGCGGTTATGACACTACCTCCTCGCTGGCCTTTTTTGAGCATGTATTTGAGACCTTTCATCTGCAGCCGGAGAAAACTGCCCTGCTGCTCACCCATTACCACATTGACCACGTGGGCATGGTGTGGTGGTTCCGGCAAAAAGGTGCTGCCATCTACATGAGTGCGCCGGAGTACGAGGACGCCCGCACCGGTCTGACCCGCATCCGCACGGATATCGGCTACACCTGTGGCTTCCACGATGCAGAAATTTCCATCATCGGCCAGCGGGTATTTGATCCGAGAGATTACCGTCCCTTTTTCCACGATGTGAAAGTTCTCTCTCCCGGGGACGTGCTGGCCATCGGCCCCTACCGGCTGCAGGCCATGGCGCTGCCCGGCCACACCCCGGGACAGCTGGGGCTGTACGAGGCGGCCCACGGCATCCTGTTCTGCGGCGACCATATCATCCGCCGCCTGGCCCCGGTCATCCTCACCGAAACCCGGGATCAGCATTTTCTGCACATTTACGAGGATGCCCTGCAGCAGGTGGCTGACCTGCACCTGCACTGGCTCTTTCCCGCCCACAATGACGCGATTTGCGGGGAAGCAGACATTCGGAAGGCCATTGAGGACATCCGCATTTCCTACCGGCATCTGTGCGGCACCGCCCAGCTGGTGCTGAAAGCCTCCCGGCATCCCCTCACCGCCTATGAGATCACCTGCAAGATCTATCACCGCACCCGTACAGAGCTACGCCCGGTACTGGGGCTGCGGCAATATCTCATGGCCCAGAAGGTACTCACCTGCCTGGAAGCGCTGTACGATGAAGGAAAATTGCATAGAGACACAGACCGGCACGGGGCACTGATCTACTGGCAGTAA
- the ispG gene encoding flavodoxin-dependent (E)-4-hydroxy-3-methylbut-2-enyl-diphosphate synthase produces the protein MFRSNTKVIRIGDRVIGGGNPILIQSMTNTRTEDVAATVAQIQELEAAGCEIIRCTVPTMEAAKALPEIKKQIHIPLVADIHFDYRLAIAAMENGADKIRINPGNIGSRERVQAVVDVARERNIPIRVGVNSGSLEKELVVKYHGVTAEGIVESALDKVHLIEDMGYDNLVISIKSSDVLMCVRAHELLAGKTPYPLHVGITEAGTVLSGNIKSSVGLGIILYQGIGDTIRVSLTGNPVEEIKSAKLILRTLGLRKGGIEVVSCPTCGRTSIDLIGLANQVENLVQRYPLDIKVAVMGCVVNGPGEAKEADIGIAGGIGEGLLIRKGEVIRKVPEDQLLSTLKDELDHWEA, from the coding sequence ATGTTTCGTTCCAATACCAAAGTGATCAGAATCGGAGACCGGGTCATTGGCGGGGGCAATCCCATCCTGATCCAGTCCATGACCAATACAAGAACCGAGGATGTGGCCGCCACGGTGGCCCAGATTCAGGAGCTGGAGGCGGCGGGCTGCGAGATCATCCGCTGCACCGTGCCTACCATGGAGGCGGCGAAAGCACTGCCCGAGATCAAAAAACAGATCCATATCCCGCTGGTGGCGGACATTCATTTTGACTACCGGCTGGCCATTGCCGCCATGGAAAACGGCGCGGATAAGATCCGCATCAATCCTGGTAATATTGGAAGCCGGGAACGGGTGCAGGCAGTGGTGGATGTGGCCAGGGAGCGGAACATTCCCATTCGTGTGGGTGTCAACAGTGGTTCTCTGGAAAAGGAACTGGTGGTGAAATATCACGGTGTGACGGCAGAGGGCATTGTGGAGAGCGCCCTGGACAAGGTACACCTGATTGAGGATATGGGTTATGACAATTTGGTCATCAGCATCAAGTCTTCCGACGTGCTCATGTGCGTCCGGGCCCATGAGCTGCTGGCGGGAAAGACGCCCTATCCGCTTCATGTGGGGATTACTGAGGCGGGCACGGTGCTTTCCGGCAACATCAAGTCGTCGGTGGGGCTGGGCATCATTTTGTATCAGGGCATCGGCGACACCATCCGGGTATCCCTGACCGGCAATCCGGTGGAGGAGATCAAGTCGGCCAAGCTGATCCTGCGGACGCTGGGCCTTCGAAAGGGCGGCATCGAGGTGGTATCATGTCCCACCTGCGGGCGCACCAGCATTGACCTTATTGGCCTGGCAAACCAGGTGGAGAATCTGGTGCAGCGCTATCCGCTGGACATCAAGGTGGCAGTCATGGGCTGCGTGGTCAACGGCCCGGGCGAGGCAAAAGAGGCAGACATCGGTATTGCAGGCGGCATCGGGGAGGGACTGCTCATCCGTAAGGGGGAAGTCATCCGCAAGGTGCCGGAGGATCAGCTTCTGTCCACATTAAAGGACGAGCTGGATCACTGGGAGGCGTAA
- a CDS encoding HAD-IA family hydrolase, whose protein sequence is MAIEAIFFDLDNTLLDFNRAERAALQKVLPGYGITPTPEVLARYHELNDYHWKQLELGNLTREQVMQYRFDRLLEELGVSGDGARLSDAYENQLAAGENFYIEGARELLDDLKEKYVLCLATNGAAHVQRQRLHNSGLDKDFAHIFISEKLQADKPSAAFYDACFAALPGIKREETVMVGDSLTSDIKGGKSGRDADRVVLPERASEAGTGTDGSGAG, encoded by the coding sequence ATGGCTATAGAAGCAATCTTCTTTGATTTAGATAATACGTTGCTGGATTTTAACCGGGCAGAGCGGGCGGCACTGCAAAAGGTGCTGCCCGGCTACGGCATTACCCCCACACCGGAGGTGCTGGCCCGGTATCATGAGCTCAATGACTACCACTGGAAACAGCTGGAGCTGGGAAATCTTACGAGAGAACAGGTTATGCAGTACCGGTTTGACCGGCTGCTGGAAGAACTGGGGGTGTCCGGTGACGGCGCCCGGCTCTCGGATGCGTATGAAAATCAGCTGGCCGCAGGGGAAAACTTCTATATAGAAGGGGCAAGAGAACTGCTGGACGACCTGAAAGAAAAGTATGTGCTTTGCTTGGCCACCAATGGCGCTGCCCATGTGCAGCGGCAGCGGCTGCACAACAGCGGGCTGGACAAAGATTTCGCTCATATCTTCATATCAGAGAAACTGCAGGCGGACAAGCCATCGGCCGCTTTTTACGATGCCTGCTTTGCGGCATTGCCGGGCATCAAAAGAGAAGAGACCGTCATGGTGGGCGACAGCCTCACTTCTGATATCAAAGGAGGAAAAAGCGGCCGGGATGCGGACCGTGTGGTATTGCCCGAAAGGGCATCCGAGGCCGGCACGGGCACAGATGGCAGCGGTGCCGGATAA
- a CDS encoding PolC-type DNA polymerase III produces MAKAFMEVFPGLKLSEDIQDLFAQTEVERVATTRNRDILRIYMNSERLIQKPQIYKAEQTIRQQLFPRMRMSIKIIEKFRLSEQYSPRTLMDVYYDSILTEFKNYSRVEYNLFSQAKWEFTEDRKLTLHIPDSVIAREKSDEIVRVLEKIFCERCGMDLITAVEYEAPKESKYRKNSEEQIAREIQEIVRHTKGAGEGPLLEAKGADLPWDDAPKAEKPAEKAENRDKETKEKAAGQTGASRDKGGQNGQAAGGRTFQKKEFRKGGFQKNGGGFAGGYKRSDNPDVLYGRDFEDNAIPMDQILGEMGEVTVRGQISSLETREIRGEKTIIIMNVTDFTDTMSIKIFTKNEFLSDILGGLKQGGFIKLKGVTTIDKFDSELTIGSVVGIKKIPDFRVRRMDTSAQKRVELHCHTKMSDMDGVSDVKDLIGTAISWGHKALAVTDHGIVQAFPDANHAVPKGSDFKVIYGVEAYLVDDLKQIVQHAKGQKLDDTYVVFDIETTGFSNLKNKIIEIGAVKVVGGVITEKFSTFVNPQVPIPFEIEHLTGINDNMVLDAPTIDKVLPEFMAFCQDAVMVAHNADFDMGFIKRNLSLLGMERDFTIVDTVAIARILLPNLNRFKLDTVAKALNISLENHHRAVDDAGCTAEIFVKFVEMLKKMDVYTLDDLNRIGKLSDDAIRKLHSYHAIILAKNETGRLNLYRLISASHLKYFQRQPKIPKSLLMQYREGLILGSACEAGELFRALVRDSTEEDIARIVNFYDYLEIQPIGNNMFMLRDNESAAQTEEDLRDYNRRIVALGEQFNKPVVATCDVHFLNPEDEIYRRIIMASKGFKDADDQAPLFLRTTEEMLKEFEYLGSRKAEEVVITNTNRIADAIEPLSPVRPDKCPPVIPDSDKMLREICYTKAHEIYGENLPDIVTERLERELNSIISNGFAVMYIIAQKLVWKSNEDGYLVGSRGSVGSSFVATMAGITEVNPLSPHYYCASCHYSDFDSEEVKAFGGRSGCDMPDKTCPVCGAPLKKDGFDIPFETFLGFKGNKEPDIDLNFSGEYQSNAHKYTEVIFGAGQTFRAGTIGTVAEKTAFGYVRGYFEDKGIRKRSCEIERIASGCVGIHRTTGQHPGGIIVLPLGEEINSFTPVQHPANDMTTDIITTHFDYHSIDHNLLKLDILGHDDPTMIRMLEDLIGFDAKKIPLDDRKVMTLFQNTSALGITPEDIGGTRLGSLGIPEFGTEFAMQMLIDTKPTSFSDLVRIAGLAHGTDVWLGNAQTLILEGKATISTAICTRDDIMIYLISKGLDSEESFKIMEAVRKGTVAKGKCDNWPEWKADMIAHDVPDWYIWSCEKIKYMFPKAHAAAYVMMAWRIAYCKVYHPLAYYAAYFSIRATSFNYELMCLGKERLEYHMKDYEARRKAKQLSNKEEDTLKDMKLVQEMYARGFDFVPIDIFRAEASRFQIIDGKLMPALATIDGMGDKAAEAIVDAAKDGPFLSKDDFRQRTKVPKTVVDLMDDLNLLGDLPESNQLSLFDFT; encoded by the coding sequence ATGGCAAAAGCGTTCATGGAAGTATTTCCGGGACTGAAATTAAGTGAAGATATCCAGGATCTGTTTGCACAGACAGAGGTGGAGCGGGTGGCGACCACCCGCAACCGGGACATTCTGCGCATTTATATGAACAGTGAGCGGCTCATCCAGAAGCCCCAGATCTACAAGGCAGAGCAGACTATCCGGCAGCAGCTGTTTCCGCGGATGCGCATGTCCATTAAGATCATTGAAAAATTCCGGCTGTCGGAGCAGTATTCCCCCCGGACGCTGATGGATGTGTATTATGACAGTATCCTGACGGAGTTCAAAAATTACAGCCGGGTGGAGTATAATCTGTTTTCCCAGGCCAAATGGGAGTTTACCGAGGATCGGAAGCTGACATTACACATCCCGGACAGTGTCATTGCCCGGGAAAAAAGTGACGAGATCGTCCGGGTGCTGGAAAAGATTTTCTGCGAGCGCTGCGGCATGGATCTGATCACCGCCGTGGAGTATGAGGCGCCCAAGGAGAGCAAATACCGGAAAAACAGTGAGGAGCAGATCGCAAGGGAGATCCAGGAGATCGTGCGCCACACGAAGGGAGCCGGGGAAGGGCCGCTGCTGGAAGCCAAGGGGGCAGACCTGCCCTGGGACGATGCGCCAAAGGCGGAGAAGCCGGCGGAAAAAGCGGAGAACAGGGACAAAGAAACAAAAGAAAAAGCTGCCGGGCAGACCGGCGCGTCCAGGGACAAGGGCGGCCAGAACGGACAGGCAGCAGGCGGCAGAACGTTCCAGAAGAAGGAGTTCCGCAAAGGCGGCTTCCAGAAAAACGGCGGCGGCTTTGCCGGTGGCTACAAGCGCTCCGATAATCCCGATGTTTTATATGGAAGAGATTTTGAAGACAACGCCATCCCCATGGATCAGATTCTGGGTGAGATGGGCGAGGTGACCGTCCGGGGCCAGATCAGCAGTCTGGAAACCCGGGAGATCCGGGGCGAGAAGACCATCATCATCATGAATGTGACGGATTTCACCGACACCATGAGCATCAAGATTTTTACAAAAAACGAGTTTTTAAGTGACATTCTGGGTGGACTGAAGCAGGGTGGCTTCATTAAGCTGAAGGGTGTCACCACCATTGATAAATTTGACAGTGAGCTGACCATCGGTTCCGTGGTGGGCATCAAGAAGATCCCGGATTTCCGGGTGCGGCGGATGGACACCAGCGCCCAGAAACGGGTGGAGCTGCACTGCCACACGAAGATGAGCGATATGGACGGTGTGTCCGATGTGAAGGATCTCATCGGCACGGCCATTTCCTGGGGACACAAGGCGCTGGCGGTCACCGACCACGGCATTGTCCAGGCGTTCCCGGACGCCAATCACGCGGTGCCCAAAGGCAGCGATTTCAAGGTGATCTACGGCGTGGAGGCGTACCTGGTGGACGACTTAAAACAGATCGTGCAGCACGCCAAAGGCCAGAAGCTGGACGACACCTATGTGGTGTTCGATATCGAGACGACCGGTTTTTCCAATCTGAAAAACAAGATCATCGAGATCGGCGCCGTGAAGGTGGTGGGCGGCGTCATCACGGAGAAGTTCAGCACCTTCGTCAACCCCCAAGTGCCCATTCCCTTTGAGATCGAGCATCTGACGGGTATCAATGACAACATGGTGCTGGATGCGCCCACCATCGACAAGGTGCTGCCGGAATTCATGGCATTCTGTCAGGACGCCGTCATGGTGGCCCACAATGCGGATTTCGATATGGGATTTATCAAGCGGAATTTAAGCCTTCTTGGCATGGAACGGGATTTTACCATCGTGGACACGGTGGCCATTGCCCGGATCCTGCTGCCCAACCTGAACCGGTTCAAGCTGGACACGGTGGCGAAGGCGCTGAATATTTCGCTGGAAAATCATCACCGGGCCGTGGACGATGCGGGCTGTACGGCGGAGATTTTTGTAAAATTTGTGGAAATGCTGAAAAAGATGGACGTCTACACGCTGGACGATCTGAACCGGATCGGCAAACTTTCCGACGATGCCATCCGCAAGCTGCATTCCTACCATGCCATCATTCTGGCGAAAAACGAGACGGGGCGGCTGAATCTGTACCGGCTGATCTCCGCCTCTCATCTGAAATATTTCCAGCGGCAGCCCAAGATCCCCAAATCCCTGCTTATGCAGTACCGGGAGGGACTGATCCTGGGGTCTGCCTGCGAGGCCGGAGAGCTGTTCCGGGCGCTGGTGCGGGACAGCACCGAGGAAGACATTGCCCGGATCGTGAATTTTTATGATTATCTGGAAATCCAGCCCATCGGCAACAACATGTTCATGCTGCGGGACAACGAGTCGGCGGCCCAGACCGAGGAGGATCTGCGGGACTACAACCGGCGGATCGTGGCGCTGGGCGAGCAGTTCAACAAGCCGGTGGTTGCCACCTGCGATGTGCATTTCCTGAACCCGGAGGACGAGATTTACCGCCGGATCATCATGGCCAGCAAGGGCTTCAAGGACGCGGACGATCAGGCACCCCTGTTTTTGCGCACCACCGAGGAAATGTTGAAGGAATTCGAGTATCTGGGCAGCCGGAAAGCGGAAGAGGTGGTCATCACCAACACCAACCGGATCGCGGACGCCATCGAGCCCCTGTCCCCGGTGCGGCCCGACAAATGCCCGCCGGTCATCCCGGATTCGGACAAAATGCTCCGGGAAATCTGCTACACCAAGGCCCATGAGATTTACGGAGAAAATCTGCCGGACATCGTTACCGAGCGGCTGGAGCGGGAACTGAACTCCATCATTTCCAACGGGTTCGCCGTAATGTACATCATCGCCCAGAAGCTGGTGTGGAAATCCAACGAGGACGGCTATCTGGTGGGCTCCCGTGGTTCCGTCGGTTCCTCCTTCGTAGCAACCATGGCCGGTATCACGGAGGTCAATCCGTTAAGCCCTCATTATTACTGCGCCTCCTGCCACTACAGCGATTTTGATTCCGAGGAGGTCAAAGCCTTTGGCGGCCGTTCCGGCTGTGATATGCCGGATAAAACGTGTCCGGTGTGCGGCGCACCGCTGAAAAAGGACGGGTTCGACATCCCCTTTGAAACGTTCCTGGGATTCAAGGGAAACAAGGAGCCGGATATCGACCTGAACTTCTCCGGGGAATACCAGAGTAATGCCCACAAATACACGGAGGTCATTTTCGGTGCCGGGCAGACGTTCCGGGCGGGCACCATCGGTACCGTGGCGGAGAAGACAGCCTTTGGCTATGTCCGGGGGTATTTTGAGGATAAAGGCATCCGAAAACGAAGCTGTGAGATCGAGCGGATCGCGTCGGGCTGTGTGGGCATCCACCGGACGACGGGCCAGCACCCCGGCGGCATCATCGTTCTGCCTCTGGGCGAGGAGATCAACAGCTTTACGCCGGTACAGCATCCGGCCAACGATATGACCACGGACATCATCACCACCCATTTTGACTATCACTCCATTGACCACAACCTGCTGAAGCTGGACATTCTGGGGCACGATGATCCCACCATGATCCGTATGCTGGAAGACCTCATTGGATTTGATGCGAAAAAAATCCCGCTGGACGACCGGAAGGTGATGACGCTGTTCCAGAACACCAGCGCCCTGGGCATCACGCCGGAGGACATCGGCGGCACCCGGCTGGGTTCCCTTGGCATCCCGGAGTTTGGTACGGAATTTGCTATGCAGATGCTGATTGATACCAAACCCACGTCCTTTTCTGATCTGGTGCGAATCGCCGGACTAGCCCACGGAACGGACGTATGGCTGGGCAATGCCCAGACGCTGATCCTGGAAGGAAAAGCCACCATTTCCACGGCCATCTGTACCCGTGACGATATCATGATCTACCTGATCAGCAAGGGGCTGGATTCCGAGGAATCCTTCAAGATCATGGAGGCTGTCCGAAAGGGTACCGTGGCCAAAGGAAAGTGTGATAACTGGCCGGAGTGGAAGGCGGATATGATCGCCCATGACGTGCCGGACTGGTATATCTGGTCCTGCGAGAAGATCAAGTACATGTTCCCCAAGGCCCATGCGGCGGCTTATGTCATGATGGCCTGGCGGATCGCCTACTGTAAGGTGTACCATCCGCTGGCCTATTATGCGGCCTATTTCAGTATCCGTGCTACCAGCTTTAACTATGAGCTCATGTGCCTGGGAAAGGAGCGGCTGGAATATCATATGAAGGATTACGAGGCCAGACGAAAAGCCAAACAGCTCAGCAACAAAGAGGAAGATACGTTAAAGGACATGAAGCTGGTACAGGAAATGTACGCCAGAGGCTTTGATTTTGTGCCCATTGATATTTTCCGGGCGGAAGCGTCCCGGTTCCAGATCATCGACGGAAAGCTGATGCCTGCCCTGGCAACCATCGACGGCATGGGAGACAAGGCGGCGGAGGCCATTGTGGATGCGGCCAAGGACGGCCCGTTCCTGTCCAAAGACGACTTCCGGCAGCGCACCAAGGTGCCCAAGACCGTGGTGGATCTCATGGACGATCTGAACCTGCTGGGCGACCTGCCCGAGTCCAACCAGCTGTCACTGTTTGATTTTACGTAG